The following are from one region of the Coffea eugenioides isolate CCC68of chromosome 2, Ceug_1.0, whole genome shotgun sequence genome:
- the LOC113760633 gene encoding major pollen allergen Ole e 6-like encodes MAKQFVAVFLMCMVVVAAVHIHKAEATTAQQFSDCYNSCYNGCYQDGKGIGSTFCEMKCDADCVAKETKAKLLGE; translated from the exons atgGCAAAGCAGTTTGTTGCAGTGTTTCTCATGTGCATGGTTGTCGTTGCCGCAGTGCACATTCACAAGGCTGAAGCCACCACCGCGCAGCAGTTCAGTGACTGCTATAACAGCTGTTACAATGGGTGCTATCAGGATGGAAAGGGCATCGGCTCCACCTTCTGCGAGATGAAGTGTGATGCTGATTGTGTCGCCAAAGAAACCAAAG CCAAACTGTTGGGCGAGTAG